The sequence GCCAGGTTAGTGTAGGTCGCACTGGGTGGAGACCATGTGTAACTGTACCGCCATGGAACTGCCAGGTTAGTGTAGGTCGCACTGGGTGGAGACCATGTGTAACTGTACCGCCATGGAACTGCCAGGTTAGTGACTTTGAACGAGAATCTATGATCTCTGGCGGCCCGGGGTACTTTCCCGTCTGGAACGAGGTATCTCAAGATGCTTTGCTGACCCTGATGTTTGTCCAAACCGCTACTGTTTTCTGCATCCTCCAAACAcgacaaaatgttttcttacccTGAGAGAAGGTGACGTGTGCATCCTTATTTGACAAAGACACACTGTACCTGAAGCATGCGTGTATGCCTGGGAAATGTTCTAGCTCTACAAGTGATAACTGTATCGATCTTTCTGTGTGCCAagcattcattaaaaaaaagcgTAATGTGATTTTAATTACCTCttatgaatgacctttattgtacgtgcAGACCTACTGGGTTAAGTACATGTCTCCAAGgagattttttaacctccttgatgtctCAAAAATAATAGTTTACAGATGCATGTGCACCTTATTACCGTCTATCACATCTTCATAATTGCTCGTTCAATTTCCAGGGAATATGGACATCTGCGATCCTCAAACAGTCGTGGATTGTGTGACGTCAGTCTACAGTAAGTGTTGACATTGACAATAGTAAACAGTATGGGTtggcctccttcgcagacttctagcagCGCTCAGGCTCTTAGaatttttggggaggggggaactCTGGTTCGTGATTTTAAAGATGGCATAAGGTTCTCTAGTGTCGTGAGGTTCCGCGCTGCCCATTTTTCAACAATGAACGATTCATGGAACCTTGTATTCCAGATTGCACTATCTCAGTTGCTTTCAATCCCGGTGTGTCAAACGCCTTTTCTTGTCCGCCcatttttgtatgaattttgaaagGAAGGGGAAGATTGATGACTTAAAGCTacacacagcacaacacaatCCAATATCGTTTCCCTGGGTCATTGAGATCTCTGGCGTTGCATGTACATCTGTATTTCTAatatctttattttcatttcgattttttttcagatctcaTCATTCGAGGGCGACTGCCTTGCAAGTGCCCGACCCCCTGTGAGATCAGCACGTACGGCAAGTCCGTGTCTTACGCCGGCTGGCCCAACCCTGGCGCTGCGATGAGCCCTTCCTTGATAGAAAAGTTGGGCCAAGATGAATTTTTACGGTAAAGTATTGACTGCACCTCCCTCATCTCTATGTTTATCCTTGAAATTATTCATTTCATCCCCTCAAAAAAATATTAGATTTGACTTATGGAAATGTTTTTCGGCACAGGAGAAACTACTGTGCCTTCGACGTCTTCTACAAATCTCTGAACAGCAAGACGGTCACCCAGAAGAGGGCGATGACGGAGGAAGACCTACTTAGTAAGTAAAGTCTCTTCGGGCTTGTCAGTGCACAGGCATATTTTACTATCATCTATCTTTATGTATGAATCATTGAATGGTATAATCTTCCGATGAGATTTTTGTCATTTGTTGTATAGCATTGCCCTtacgccatgtttgtttgtttgtttgtttgtttgtttgtttatctatcaGTTTTGTTGCACTCTCCAGGTGCGATCGGCGGTTCCCTGGGCCTGTTCATCGGCGCCAGTATCATCACCCTGGCGGAGATAGCGGAGTATCTCATCACCAGGCCCTTCAAGTTCCTCTTGAAAAAGAAGTAGAAAAATAAACAGAATGcaagaaaatgcaagaaaataaCAGATAGACTATGAAGCAATAAAAGCCACCCGAGAGGTTGGAAGTCGCCTGAGCGTTTTCAGAAAATGTCAGGCGACTTACAGAAGTTATACCACATTCTGAAattattgtaacgttacaatccATGAGATGGACAAAACGCATTTCTTAAAGTCTTAACGTTAAGTCGGACGTTCGTAATTAGTTCTCACATATTGTGGGCATGTGTTCTTATGCATATTTTCCATAAACTAGACAGGTGTGGCACATTATCCATACACTAGTGGTGTATAAAAACATGTCTCCTTGTACTCAGTCTGTAACATCTTGTCTATACAATACATGCGTACCAGACGAAGACTGTTCTTACAAGAATAAAACAGTTTCTAGACGTAGCGTACTCCATGCTCTTCATTGTTTGTGTCATTGtgagtaacgttatatggatATAATACATCAATGTATGTTCTTGTTTCCTTCATGAAGTATACGTCTTCACTTTTGACACTGAATCTCGATCGAAAATTGGGTGACCTGAATGTACGACTGAATTAATATCCTTCAATATCAACCATCAGGTCCAAATACTATTATACATGTACGGTTCTATATGTGTATTCATTGTTCCAACAATGACACATTGTGAATCAGTCTATTTAGGGGAAAGTTGATATTTGTGGACACAACATTTCTTTGGATAGTCATTCTTCCTTCCTTCGGTGGTAGTATAATATTATTTAAACAAGCCACGGGCTGTTTGTCTACAGTCTACATCAACATGGCTTCAGTCTCGGTGTGACTGTTCTTTCCGTGAAGGAATTGTATTTTGTTCGTCTTTAAGGACGAGTTGAAACGTAGCATGTTGTATAAAACTAAAAGACAGAAGTACAGGAATGCACTGGAAAGAACAGGACAGATAAAAtaagaggtacatgtacgtaatgACTATGATTTGAAAGTTTACTGGATAAAACGCTGAAACATACAAGAGAacattgtaacgctagttcacctttatccacggggtaacctatatccgttgtttttaaaacagacTCGGTATTTCAAGGTATTTATTGTGCAATCCATGAAATGGATATAGCACATTTCTTTAAGTGTCGGTCGTTTGTGATTAGTTCTTCCACATATTGTGAGCATGTGTTTTCAAGTATTTCAGGTGGTTTCAGACAGCAATATTTTTAAGACAACGTATTACTCAGTTCCTCATTAGAAGGAGGAAGGCAGTTCGAAACCACCGtcggtcgacttgatatccctaaatactctgcttttttttttaaagttacatGATATTGGTTACCATGTGGAtgaaggtgaacaagcgttaatccttttcattcttttctttctttctttcttgcttCTGTGTTCAGCAAGCAAGTGTCCTTTTTATCCGCTCTCTCTTGTACTATTTGACCCGTCGTTGGATCTTTAGTCAATCAATTGGAAGTTTGAACTGACCGCTTAATTTGATAAGCCATCCGCGGAAGGATAAGCTAACATTATTTAAACTATTAAAGGTTTCCAATAGAAATAACAATACTCTTCTTCCATACTGCTGAGTCCCTGTTACAGGGATTACTAGCAGTGCTGTGTTCTGCTTCTTTTCAGCCAAAGTTAAGACTGTGTTTACTGCAACACTGAGGAAAAACAATCTGAGTGtgataaaaaggaaacaaaaatgcatgctAGGTATTTTGCTGAACACCGACATACAAATGAACtgtcatttaaagaaaacatgatATGGCATGCGTGACTGTTGTCATCTTGGGAATGGATACAAGCATACAAAGTTTTTCTCCTTTTTGCATCTTCTTTCAAGTATGGAGATATCTTTCTCCTTCTAGTGAGGAACTTAATTCCCATGACTTCCGAACACAGACGACACTACTCGTAACATCTCCATGGTGAGGGAAATATCTGCCTGTCACCCACGGAACCGCCCAGAAAGCAGAGACAACATTATCATCTCTATGGTGTGGGGaatatagtctctaccagactccgaccAAATAGTAACTTAGACTTTGTCCAAGTTATAAACAAAAGTCtggtaggagttaattggcctaggattAAACTGATcagatagctggatagactgcaaaagactgaaatcccatggcaacttatttatCCATATTTCTTTTCGTTCTTATCCAGCTGGcacgtctgtatctgtatctgtatctaaattcacatagccggtataaccgaccttcggtgtaacacaccgcTTCGCAGACActcggcgcggcagcagctggttatattacactgaacgacccgtcacacctaaccacgtctgcttggagattatgtgaAATATCTGCCTGTCACCCGCGGAACCGCCCAGAAAGCAGAGACAACATTAACAGTCTCTATGGTGCGGGGAATATCTCCCCATCACCCGCGGAACCGCCCAGAAAGCCGAGGCGCgtgtccttcagcaccagggactggAACAGCGACAATCTGGAGCGTGACGACACCTGGCGGAGCTCGGCACCGCTGTGACTGACGCAGGGACCGGGCGGGTAATGTTACCTGTGGCGGGGAGGTCGCCATCCACCGCGCCTAACATTCTAGGTCACACCGGACACATGGTCAGTTCGGATACAACAAACTACTGAGGGTGACCACGGGAGGCATCGAAGCTATTGCCAATAGCAAGGTTTGTGCCGTTTCGTTCGTTTTCTGTGTAAAGTAGGaaatttgtaacgttatgtttgtcATCACAGATCGATTCATTGGGATTTTATGATACTGCAAAACTATACTCCGTTTGTTTTCGTTGATACTTACAAATTACGCAACAAAAAAACTATTACAGATGCAGTGAAACGAGAAAACTTTTTTGGTAAAACTAGTTAACTAGTTATGGAGTTGCTGTGGACCATCTCTGGATGGAAAACTTGACACTTATTCGTCACAATGATGCTGAATCTCATGGAGTCGACAATGATTCCTTACGCACCTCAAAATATCATTCTAATTTGTGCTAATCTAATGTCGGCATGACTGGAGGCTGTGTAGAAGAAATGGGCATGTCTTATCTACGTGTAAAGCCAAGAATGTTGCAAAGTTAGAAccaggtttgtttgtgttttccgCGGCTCAAATTCTTTGTTGTGCACGCCTTGCTAGAGGAGGTTGAACTGATAACGTTTGGTCGTTAAGTTGAAGCGTTTTAGATTTTCCCTTCTTCCgggtgtttgtgtgtagaatacgtgtgtttgtgtgtgtcattgtgtgtgtgtgtctgtctgtctatctgtttgtctgtctgtcaactttagaacctctggatatGGATTGTAATTATACTAAGCATGTGGATACTCGAAGATGTTGGAAAGACAACGGTTATGGTCAATTTTGGACCTCCTGGTGTGTGATCTTTTTTTACATGATTGGCTAAGATGGACTAGATCATAACCGTTCTACAACCCTGACATAACGTTTCGTCAGCTCCCTGGTCAGACCAAACAAAAGCCTATACATCACCAGCGTGCTTACCCAAATACCTGCTTTAGGCAGCTTACCACCATGGCAGGTATTCTTGGCCATCAGGATGGAAGAGCGGCTGCCAGGCCAGGCCAGGGTAAGGTTTCTTGTGCATCTAGCGGCGGATGACtgcttctgtgtgtgtgtgtcgtatTCACGGCAACCTCCCGTAACGGCCCCACTCAGACAAGCCGGTGGTATTGTTGTTGAACCGGCTAAACTGTTGTGACAGCAGTATCCATCCTTCGTAACAGACTAGTGTCAGGTTTTGTGGGACCAAAGGGTGTTCAACGAATGATCCTTTCGTCAAGGACGTCCATAAACGCCTTTACTCCTTTCAACTTTCGAAGTCGGTCAATCTGAAAATAACGTCACATAATTTAGAAAGCACTCAGCTGTCGTGTTGAGAGATAGAATTGCACAGAAACAAGCGAAGTAGGGCAACCTTACACATGCCGAAGAATACGCTCTAAATCGACAAATTTCAAACAAGCcttgataaaacaaaagtatTCACAATTCTCTTTGCTCTTGCCGCTAATAGATTTTTGTTTCCTGGCTGGGGgttcaaatttgttttttttttcgttcgtTTATTCATtgaacaacttttttttctttagatggATAAACCCGGGTGCTCGTCACAGCCTGACTATGTTGAAGACTTGCCGGATTATGAGACCGCCACCGGCTTCAAGCCGTATCCCAAGGAGGTCTGTGTGTTTCTTGGTCGACCTTCTAATGCCGCTTTGGGTCTACAGGAGTCAGTATGGTTCAGGAGAACATTCCACGAGACGGTGATCGAGCTGTGACTGTACAGCGACAAAACTTGGATTTTTGTAACCTTTTATTTCAGCGCTGAAACATGAGGCAAGATGTAAAATTGTAaatccaaagaaaacaaaacacacaaaacgtaagaaaaatattggtctatgaaattcgttgtgtAAAGCTGTTGAATCTTCGGTCGCTCAGTGATAAAAAGCGATCGCCGCCGTCAGTGGAAAGTGGGAAAGTGGAAAgataatacatatacatatagttaTTGAATACAATAGATTCGTTTGTTTTAAATCCTAAACTTCAGTAGCTAACGCAAGAGCTGGAAGCTACATTCGTTGTAAGTGTTTGGcaagtactagtagttcatCAGTAGTTGACAGTCTCACTCAGGAAGGCTGACGTCATACTTCCAAACTGCCCAGCCGGGCTGtctgtggaaacgaaaaatagaaatgtatacgtcaAAATATACCCAAATAATCCCCGACTATTATCTTTACTTCTTGTTTATCATACTTTTAGTTCCCGAAAGTTGCCTAGTCGGGTCCCGGTTTAAAAATGTGACGTAGACCTAAACATACCGCTATTATTCAATCATTGTTCAATTCTTGATGTACTAGACTTCAACTTGTTTGATGGCCGATTTTTGTTCGTTCAGCCGGCGGCCAGTAGCCAGGATGACAAGAAGGAGGAGGAGCCGAAGTCTCCGGAGTACGAGTTTGCCTCAGGCACGACCATG comes from Branchiostoma floridae strain S238N-H82 chromosome 2, Bfl_VNyyK, whole genome shotgun sequence and encodes:
- the LOC118410318 gene encoding acid-sensing ion channel 4-like — protein: MDTQGIAIGPGTHAYVGMSKINYQNEIPPWGNCEEKKLNHYDTYTLTGCLLECRAHWVETMCNCTAMELPGNMDICDPQTVVDCVTSVYNLIIRGRLPCKCPTPCEISTYGKSVSYAGWPNPGAAMSPSLIEKLGQDEFLRRNYCAFDVFYKSLNSKTVTQKRAMTEEDLLSAIGGSLGLFIGASIITLAEIAEYLITRPFKFLLKKK